A genomic segment from Panicum hallii strain FIL2 unplaced genomic scaffold, PHallii_v3.1 scaffold_190, whole genome shotgun sequence encodes:
- the LOC112878644 gene encoding uncharacterized protein LOC112878644, whose product MLLALMDEAYTGSAIEDSRGNSGSDDSSPLDLADPMFLDLLKDENDGIAAKHWISPTISSTLQVAVNSPQSDRLKQSLEMAPRFLSLYFAIALRDVNDSLLCALIPVVMSRYAAMFPDKVFSFEVRKRLSDFILAAFQRSPDIIAVLKVMCKFVFFISYYTYKSELRSLNQINAHVM is encoded by the exons ATGCTTCTTGCACTGATGGATGAGGCATACACTGGTTCTGCAATAGAAGATTCTAGGGGTAATTCAGGTTCTGATGATAGTAGTCCCCTAGACCTCGCTGACCCAATGTTCCTAGACCTTCTAAAAGATGAGAATGATGGTATTGCC GCAAAACATTGGATATCTCCTACAATATCTTCGACATTACAAGTGGCAGTTAACAGTCCACAATCGGACAGATTAAAACAGTCACTGGAAATGGCACCTCGCTTTCTTTCTTTGTATTTTGCAATTGCATTACGGGACGTTAATGACT CGCTGTTGTGTGCTCTTATTCCAGTAGTTATGTCAAGATATGCTGCAATGTTCCCAGACAAGGTTTTCTCATTCGAG GTCAGGAAAAGACTGTCGGATTTCATATTGGCTGCCTTCCAGCGGTCTCCTGACATCATTGCAGTACTAAAAGTAATGTGTAAATTTGTGTTCTTTATTTCTTACTATACATACAAGTCAGAACTTCGAAGTCTGAACCAAATAAATGCCCATGTTATGTAG